The sequence AGTCAATGTAAtgcaaatcattttttattttctctctttattaACAATCTTGAGGGAGCAATTTCCATATCACAGAGATCATCTTGATCAGCCTAGACAGGTTTTCCACCCTAACATATTCTAATGTCAGACAAGCTACACAGTCACACCATGATACAAATGGGGTTATGCAGATACTTTTGTAGGTTACAAGACGAGAGTTACCAGTAAATAGTAACAGTCCGTAGGTCAGTTTAGAACCTGAAAGCAAAAACATTGTAACAGTGCATGCCTTGTTAACTAGTTAGCTGGTGGTAGAGGATTCTCAGTTGGTGGTTTTGGATCATCATCAAACTTCATATCCCTGCAGAACAGTACAGCTTCTTTACCTAGACCCAGTTTGTACTGCCAAACATAGATCTTCTCATTGGCCTTCACGGTCAGGCTTATGGTTTCCTCAGTTTCCGTTACCTCATTCCAGTTCTCTCTGTCTGTGTTAACACTCTTCCCCCCATATGAAGTAGTGAGAGAGAACTGGCTCTTTACAACAAGGGCACTCAGACCTCCCGTCTCAGCAGACACTGTGGCTGACACGTTCCATGTATGTTCTATGGAGGACATCTTCTCCTTTGTATAGCCAACCTTCTTGTTGATCTTGTTTGTCCAGGTGATCGGAGACTGCGAGTCATTGGTGATGGTTTTGATGCACTCCCAGACACCAAATGAGGGACCCTGCATAATGGCTAAGCCCCCAGGGAGGAAGTTTGTGACAGTGGGATGTATGGAAAAGGACTCCCCATTCTCATTCTTGTTGAAGTTTGTGCATCTGTAATACTGAACCCCCCATTCATCATGAGGCTTCAGAAAGTAATAGTAGTTTCTGACACCAAAGTAGTAGAGCCCATTCCTGCagttgggatgcagtgtgtattccaCACCACTCTCGTATGTGTTCATATTTCTAGTTTTACGATAAACCCCTCGACTCTGGTCGATGATGTACATGTGACCGAAGGCAGAGAGATAGTGATCACCACCCCGGCAGCTGGGATGTAGAGAGTAGACTACAGCACCTTCATCTGTGTTCATGTTTTTCACACGGCGATAATTTGTGCCCTTAATGATATAGAATAGATCATCTTCATATGCCAGGTAATGGTCTCCATTTCTACAAGAGGGATGCAGACTGTAGACCACTAAACCTTCACCCTTGTTGAAGTTTGAAGCCCGCATGTAGCAGCCAAGGTCAGATCGAACAATGTAGTAATATTGATCAACACCACAAAAATCCACTCCTGGGGCATCCTTCTTGGGAACAATCCCAACCATGGTCAAACactgaaagaataataaaaatacaaattaaggtGGTAGGTTACAAAATGGATTTGGTTAATTCAGTTTTGGATTAAGCGTCATAAAAAGCTTTGCCTTCACCTATGTTATAataagaaagattggagaggacaGAGGACAAGAGTGGTAGACCAGACAAGTCAGTTTCCTAGAAGTTCATAGATGGGAGAAAGTATAATGGACATTGTAGTGGCAGATATTAGTTCAATGTAGACAGATTGGAAATATTTGGGAGCCATTTCGTCAGCATTTGAATGCCACCAAGACCTCAATAGTTGGTGCTTTACTACAAAATGTCCATGTTCACATTTCAATGCAAAAATATCACCACTGAAGGATTAACACTATAGGAAAGTATAACATTTTCTAAAGATGCAGACTCTTACAGTAGATGGTTGTATAGTTACAATTTAGTGCCATTTTAATGGCTGTTTGTATGAGAAGCCACAGGTAGACTTAATCCTTGCAGATCACTACACCAAAACCTGCCTGCTTAGCCACACACCCTCCCTCCACAAagatacttccttatcaaatgtatgtacgCAGCCCAGCCACTAACATGAGTGATCTGAACTAGAAAGCAACCTGCATTTTAAGGAGAGgacatatagtaaggatatcactacttGTTTGCAAGTTAAAAGCCACTCACTCAgtgctgagctgtgtacatacaaaTTATAAGGAAGGTTTTCATGGCATGAGGGGAAGTGGTTAGAGAGGCAGATTTCTGCAGGACATTTAAACCATTTGTTTGTATTTGACAAAATGCTTATCCCCATGCATAGTGCAGCATCCATCCCAGTGTATTCAGTCACAGCCATATACAATACAGCATCTTTATATAATCTACATTCAGGGTTTGGAGACAGACCCacagtaaaaagagaaaaaaggttgcgccaaaaatagaataaaaaaataaaaaaataaaaaataaaacttagaataaaaaaagtatcaaaatataaatataaaaatataaaatacaaaatagttcCAATGAATGTCTGGAGATAAGATAGGTATAGTCacttaattccgctgtgggggtgggttcttttgttgtagtagttcccaccgtctcgtgatatgaaaaaacagcaattttacttaccgtaaattccttttttctttgtatagtggcagtactcacagttgggttgttccttccaatctgggacaagaagctcccccttcttccggtttttatgcctgtgctccgcctgctgcctccataaatcctGTATGCCCTGAACACACGCCAGTAATAAAAAGAACCCAAACGGAGACTGAGTCATGCAAAATACATTTAATCTATACAAAAAagtggagggaaagccagtactgccactatacaaagaaaaaagg is a genomic window of Pelobates fuscus isolate aPelFus1 chromosome 8, aPelFus1.pri, whole genome shotgun sequence containing:
- the LOC134570647 gene encoding uncharacterized protein LOC134570647 — its product is MVGIVPKKDAPGVDFCGVDQYYYIVRSDLGCYMRASNFNKGEGLVVYSLHPSCRNGDHYLAYEDDLFYIIKGTNYRRVKNMNTDEGAVVYSLHPSCRGGDHYLSAFGHMYIIDQSRGVYRKTRNMNTYESGVEYTLHPNCRNGLYYFGVRNYYYFLKPHDEWGVQYYRCTNFNKNENGESFSIHPTVTNFLPGGLAIMQGPSFGVWECIKTITNDSQSPITWTNKINKKVGYTKEKMSSIEHTWNVSATVSAETGGLSALVVKSQFSLTTSYGGKSVNTDRENWNEVTETEETISLTVKANEKIYVWQYKLGLGKEAVLFCRDMKFDDDPKPPTENPLPPAN